The following DNA comes from Ruficoccus amylovorans.
TGCCCGCGCCGGACCGACCGCCCGAGGACCCGCTGCCGGAGCTGCCCGGTGTGCCGGAGTTTGGCCCATCGGTGCCCCCGCTCTCCGACGCACCCGATCCGGAACGACTCCCCCCGCCGCTCTCCGACTGATCGGCCTCGCCGGTATTGACCAGCGCCGTCAGCAGGTACGCCTTTTCGCCGAAACTCACCCGCACCTCGACTTTGAGAATCTCGCACACGTAAGTGACCGCGGCGCTGCCGATGGCGATGCCCGCGAACGAGAGATCGTCCGCGCTGGCGTAGTACTCGTCGTCGTATGTGCCGACCACGCGGTCCCGGCCACTGCGGTGGTCGATGAGGTAGTCCACGTCGAATCCCGCCTGATCGGCGAGCGTTTCGAGCACGTCTTCGTTGGCGGTGTTCACGTTGGCGTCAGTGGAGGTGTGCAGAGAAAACGAGCGGATAAAACGGTAATAGAGCGAATTGGGCACGCCGTTTTCGTCAAAAAAATGGTCGCGGAAGCCCTTGATATACCGCAACGCCTCCCAACTGCTCAAGGGCGCATTGGCGGGGGAAAGCGGCGGGTCTTCGCGTTCATAGAAACTCTCCTCCGCGCCATTGAGCCGGGTGTCCTCGTCCTCGTCCATCCAGTCCAGCAGCGAGTCGCTCATGGTCTCGGCATCGCTGGTGTTGATGTCCAGGGTGTTGAAAAAGGCGGTCAGCTCAGTGGTGGTCACCTCGTTGAGCGGGAACTTGCCCGTCTCGTCCGTCACGGTGACTTCGATGGTGACGCCCTCCGGCCACTCCAGCGTCGAGGCGTAGGCGAGCGGATCGCTCCACCCCTGCCCCGGCCCGTGCAGGTGGCCGTCGATTTCCTTGAACTCGCCCAGCACGCCGAGCGTCGCCTCCAGCGCCGAAAGCCCCACATAGCGCAACTCGTCCCGCGAGACCTGGGCCGTCTTTGCCCGGATCTGCAAGGTCAGCTCCTCGACGACCCGGACCACGAGGACCGAGGCCACGAAGACCATGACCAGGACGATCATCAGGACCGCCCCCCGCCGCGCGCGGATACTCTCAGACCAGCGGAACATCGGCCTCCGTCGGTGGCAGGAGAATCACAATCGTCTCCGTGTGTTCGTCTTCGGGGTGGGTAAAAATGACCTTGATCATGTCGGGTAACTTGAGCCCGCCCGCGTCGGCGGTTTCCGGCTCGGTGGACTCCTCCCAATCGTCGTCGTCCGCGTCATAGTAGGCGTAAACGAGGCTCGTCCCGTAGGGCGAGAGCGGGGTGCGGCGCAGGTCGTCCGTGTCCTCGGAGGCCATGGCATCGGTCTGCCAGAGCAGGTAAAGCCCGTCCTCGCGGTCAAAAACCAGGTAGCACGTCACCGCGGGCAGGTAAGTCTCGGGCTCGACAAAGAGCGGCAACTCGCCCGGCAGGCGAAAACTCAACACCTCGTCCTGACCGATGCTCCGGCCGGGGATCTCCGCAAAGGTGACGGCTGACTCCGCCTCGTCGTCGCTGTCCCCGGTGATGGCGTTTTCGAAGGCGAAGGCGAGGAAACGCTCGACCCCCTCGATGTGCTCCTCGAAGGCCGGACGTTCCTCCAGGTTGACCTTGAGCTGGAAAATCCCGAAAATAAACGACGCGGCTGCCGTCAACAGCAGTCCTCCAAGAAAGATCGCCATCACCACCTCGATCAGGGTGAAGCCGCCGCGTCCGACTCTGTGTGCCCGCGTCTTCATAGGCCACGACGGGAGTTTTCGAGTTCGCGGGTTTTGTCGTCGAGCAGGGTGGAACGCTCGTCGGCGTAAGACCAGTCCGGGCGCAACACATACATGACCTGCTCGCGCCGGGAATCCTCGACCT
Coding sequences within:
- a CDS encoding general secretion pathway protein GspK — its product is MFRWSESIRARRGAVLMIVLVMVFVASVLVVRVVEELTLQIRAKTAQVSRDELRYVGLSALEATLGVLGEFKEIDGHLHGPGQGWSDPLAYASTLEWPEGVTIEVTVTDETGKFPLNEVTTTELTAFFNTLDINTSDAETMSDSLLDWMDEDEDTRLNGAEESFYEREDPPLSPANAPLSSWEALRYIKGFRDHFFDENGVPNSLYYRFIRSFSLHTSTDANVNTANEDVLETLADQAGFDVDYLIDHRSGRDRVVGTYDDEYYASADDLSFAGIAIGSAAVTYVCEILKVEVRVSFGEKAYLLTALVNTGEADQSESGGGSRSGSGASESGGTDGPNSGTPGSSGSGSSGGRSGAGTSGSGSVTESGSNYPFTIVKLVESMEVD
- a CDS encoding PulJ/GspJ family protein; this encodes MKTRAHRVGRGGFTLIEVVMAIFLGGLLLTAAASFIFGIFQLKVNLEERPAFEEHIEGVERFLAFAFENAITGDSDDEAESAVTFAEIPGRSIGQDEVLSFRLPGELPLFVEPETYLPAVTCYLVFDREDGLYLLWQTDAMASEDTDDLRRTPLSPYGTSLVYAYYDADDDDWEESTEPETADAGGLKLPDMIKVIFTHPEDEHTETIVILLPPTEADVPLV